Proteins found in one Afipia sp. P52-10 genomic segment:
- the cobD gene encoding threonine-phosphate decarboxylase CobD has translation MKHGGDLTDAIAQYGGAPHAWIDLSTGINPTAWPVPDAPLLSSLHRLPSLSDEIVCLDAARMRYRIPSGAEAVAAPGTQALIQWLPRLAPAGAVAIATTTYSEHAQAWADGGHQVLTCDTLDGLPDSAKHAVIVNPNNPDGHITPFQVIEYAAIALQERGGWLVVDEAFMDTEPDKTAASLCSGLPIVVLRSFGKFYGLAGIRLGVAIAPSEIAGRIRRALGPWAVSTPALTIGAAALRDDDWTETTRRRLASDATRLDALLHTAGCTVVGGTPLFRLVRHQDALALHDRLARRHIWCRRFDHAKNLLRFGLPGNERDFARLADALG, from the coding sequence ATGAAACATGGCGGCGACCTGACGGATGCGATAGCGCAATATGGCGGGGCGCCGCACGCATGGATAGATTTGTCCACCGGCATCAACCCCACGGCCTGGCCCGTTCCTGACGCGCCGCTGCTGTCGTCCCTGCATCGCCTTCCATCACTCAGTGACGAGATCGTATGTCTCGACGCCGCGCGCATGCGGTATCGTATCCCGTCCGGCGCCGAAGCCGTAGCCGCTCCCGGAACGCAAGCGCTGATCCAGTGGCTTCCGCGCCTTGCACCCGCCGGCGCAGTTGCGATCGCAACGACCACCTACAGCGAACATGCCCAGGCATGGGCCGACGGCGGACATCAGGTCCTGACCTGCGACACGCTTGATGGCCTGCCAGATTCCGCAAAGCATGCCGTCATCGTCAATCCCAACAATCCCGACGGACATATAACACCGTTCCAGGTCATCGAATACGCCGCCATCGCATTGCAGGAGCGCGGCGGCTGGCTCGTCGTCGACGAGGCGTTCATGGATACCGAACCGGACAAAACCGCGGCAAGCCTTTGTTCTGGACTGCCCATCGTCGTGCTGCGTTCGTTCGGTAAATTCTACGGACTGGCAGGGATTCGGCTGGGAGTTGCAATCGCACCTTCCGAAATCGCCGGCCGTATTCGCCGCGCGCTCGGTCCCTGGGCTGTATCGACCCCGGCTCTTACCATCGGCGCGGCGGCCTTGCGCGACGATGATTGGACCGAGACGACGCGCCGACGGCTCGCATCCGACGCCACACGCCTGGATGCGCTGCTGCATACGGCGGGTTGTACCGTCGTCGGCGGAACGCCGTTGTTTCGCCTGGTCCGTCACCAAGACGCGCTCGCGCTGCACGATCGCTTGGCAAGACGCCACATCTGGTGTCGCCGTTTCGACCATGCGAAGAACCTTCTTCGCTTCGGCCTGCCTGGAAACGAACGGGACTTCGCGCGCCTCGCCGACGCGTTGGGCTGA
- a CDS encoding ABC transporter substrate-binding protein, which produces MRERSLRALLVFCAAMATQSAWAGPRIASINVCTDQLLLALADPEQIVGLSPYSRDAARSWAAADAGKFPKLSGEAEDVLVLKPDVVVAGRFTKRATRELLKEKGLRVVEFDAARTIDDVRAQISRMGDIVGHAERARAEIARLDASLARARAMAGQHPYSVLAVSRRGWVSGGDSVISSLLTAVGLSNKASALGLRLGGFASLESIVSLKPDLILLSDTGSFAEDQGRAFLLHPALERLYPPAKRIVLPERLTVCGGPMLADALDRLTAELTHIGQ; this is translated from the coding sequence ATGCGCGAGCGGAGTTTGCGAGCCTTGCTGGTGTTTTGCGCAGCGATGGCTACGCAGTCCGCGTGGGCCGGGCCACGAATTGCCTCGATCAACGTTTGTACCGATCAGCTTCTTTTAGCGTTGGCCGATCCAGAGCAGATCGTCGGTCTTAGTCCTTACTCCCGCGACGCCGCGCGGTCGTGGGCTGCCGCGGATGCGGGCAAGTTCCCGAAACTTTCGGGTGAGGCCGAGGATGTGTTGGTGCTGAAGCCCGATGTGGTCGTCGCTGGCCGCTTCACCAAGCGGGCAACCAGGGAGTTGCTGAAGGAGAAGGGGCTGCGCGTGGTCGAGTTCGATGCTGCGCGAACGATCGACGACGTGCGGGCCCAGATCAGTCGGATGGGAGATATCGTTGGGCATGCGGAGCGTGCGCGGGCCGAGATCGCGAGGCTGGATGCGTCCCTCGCACGCGCCCGAGCCATGGCGGGGCAGCACCCCTACAGTGTGTTGGCGGTCTCGCGCCGCGGCTGGGTTTCGGGCGGGGACAGCGTGATCAGCTCACTGCTGACGGCGGTCGGCCTGTCGAACAAGGCAAGCGCGTTAGGGCTTCGTTTGGGCGGCTTTGCATCGCTTGAAAGTATTGTCAGTTTGAAGCCCGATCTGATCCTGCTGTCCGACACTGGCAGTTTCGCCGAAGACCAGGGGCGGGCGTTCCTGCTGCACCCTGCGCTCGAGCGGTTGTACCCGCCGGCAAAGCGGATCGTTCTTCCCGAGCGACTGACCGTATGCGGCGGGCCGATGCTGGCGGATGCGCTGGACCGCTTGACGGCGGAATTGACCCACATCGGGCAATGA
- the cobN gene encoding cobaltochelatase subunit CobN — protein MHLKLASEGTIDDGEIARDLGQQTADIVILSAADSDLATFAAAHAKLPADFPSIQLTNLLALGHPASVDLYVERTLRAAKIVLLRMLGGEGYWPYGVDSLRSDALRRDSAFACIPGEHTWNPDLAARGTLPLPQTETLWRYCTEGGIDNATHALQFAAHLIGHGALPPQPRPMPAAGFWGNPPTDARPRAAIIFYRALASSADTAPVDALANALDTRGVSPVCLYVTSLKDARSTAFVKTALAAHPPDIIINATAFATATAGNDDGVLAAFDCPVLQVAFAGSSRNHWEQSARGLNPRDLAMHVVLPEVDGRIFSRAVAFKERAPAPSGFAPTLLKEVPDRIEATAEHAAAWINLRRLQPGGRKVAIVLANYPNRDGRLANGVGLDTPQSLSGLLQAMRAAGYAIEAAPNDAPTMMSLLQRGPTNALDNRVARVGGVSWPVDAYAQAFARMPQTLRDAVVARWGTPAEDPHVEAGAFRFGLHRFGNAVVGIQPARGYNIDPKSTYHDPDLIPPHHYLAFYLWLRHAFGIHAIVHLGKHGNLEWLPGKSTGLAQDCAPDAILGSLPHLYPFIVNDPGEGIQAKRRTAAVIVDHLTPALTRAELHDDLARLEAMVDEYALAADLDPRRAAIIADDIVSLARAMQIDSDLNLARNTSTTETLRALDAHLCDLKEMQIRDGLHVFGRAPEGRQQTDLLVSIARVPRSDMRREDGSLHRAIAADLGLTGFDPLDRNLADDYTGPRPSVLQRVLPRPIWRTNGDTVERIEALAAELVAGTTPVHPAWTGTNAILAWIDTTLRPAVTCSGTRETAALLHGLNGGFVTPGPAGAPTRGRPDVLPTGRNFFAVDTRAVPTPSAWRIGKLTAERLIEAYWQETGDWPRSIALSAWGTANMRTGGDDVAQALALIGAQPQWEPGTGRITGFTIIPLSELGRPRIDLTLRVSGLFRDAFPAQMDLIDSAVRAIAALNEPDDANPLAAHVRATRRKLAAAGMAHDEAERRASLRVFGAKPGAYGAGLQALIDEGGWQSRADLADSYLAWSSYAYGGGAEGTNARDLLSERLASIEVVAQAQDNREHDILDSDDYYQFMGGLASTVETLRGAAPRVIHLDTSRAETPVARSLSHEISRVVRGRAANPKWIDGIMRHGYKGAFEIAATVDYLFGFAASTDAVGNHHFDQLFSAFIENERVRTFMAEANPAALNETALRFQEAVRRGLWRPRSNSATDLLAALTIRQTVKEAIA, from the coding sequence ATGCACCTCAAGCTCGCGTCCGAGGGCACGATCGACGATGGAGAGATTGCGCGCGATCTCGGTCAGCAGACCGCTGACATCGTCATCCTCTCGGCTGCGGACAGCGACCTTGCGACGTTCGCGGCAGCCCATGCGAAGCTGCCGGCAGACTTTCCATCGATTCAGTTGACCAACCTGTTGGCGCTGGGACACCCGGCGTCGGTCGATCTCTACGTCGAGAGAACGTTGCGGGCGGCGAAGATCGTGCTGCTCCGGATGCTGGGCGGAGAAGGCTATTGGCCCTACGGCGTTGATAGCCTTCGCAGCGATGCGCTCCGCCGCGACAGTGCATTTGCGTGCATACCGGGTGAGCATACGTGGAATCCGGATCTCGCCGCGCGCGGGACTCTGCCCTTGCCACAGACGGAAACACTTTGGAGATACTGCACCGAGGGCGGCATCGATAACGCAACACATGCTCTGCAGTTCGCAGCGCATCTGATCGGCCATGGGGCACTCCCGCCGCAGCCTCGACCGATGCCTGCCGCAGGCTTCTGGGGCAACCCGCCGACGGATGCACGGCCGAGAGCAGCCATCATCTTCTATCGGGCCTTGGCCTCAAGCGCCGACACGGCTCCGGTCGACGCGCTTGCCAATGCGCTCGACACGCGCGGCGTCAGTCCCGTCTGCCTCTATGTCACCAGCCTGAAGGACGCACGCTCCACGGCATTCGTAAAGACCGCGCTCGCCGCCCATCCTCCGGACATCATCATCAACGCGACGGCTTTCGCCACCGCAACAGCGGGCAACGACGATGGCGTCCTTGCCGCGTTCGATTGTCCCGTCCTGCAGGTCGCCTTCGCCGGCTCTTCACGCAACCATTGGGAACAATCTGCGCGTGGGCTCAACCCGCGGGACCTGGCCATGCATGTGGTTCTTCCCGAAGTCGACGGCCGGATTTTCTCCCGTGCGGTCGCGTTCAAGGAGCGTGCTCCGGCCCCTTCCGGATTTGCGCCCACGCTGTTGAAAGAAGTACCAGACCGGATCGAGGCCACGGCCGAGCATGCGGCCGCCTGGATCAATCTGCGCCGCCTGCAACCGGGCGGACGAAAGGTCGCGATCGTTCTGGCGAACTATCCGAACCGCGATGGACGGCTTGCAAACGGTGTCGGCCTCGATACGCCGCAAAGCCTGAGCGGACTTCTGCAGGCCATGCGCGCCGCAGGTTACGCAATCGAAGCTGCCCCTAACGATGCGCCGACGATGATGAGCCTGCTGCAGCGCGGGCCGACGAACGCGCTCGACAATCGCGTGGCGAGAGTCGGCGGCGTATCCTGGCCCGTTGACGCCTATGCGCAGGCATTTGCCCGCATGCCCCAGACCTTACGCGACGCAGTCGTCGCGCGCTGGGGAACCCCTGCGGAGGACCCGCACGTCGAAGCCGGCGCATTCAGGTTCGGCCTGCATCGTTTCGGCAATGCCGTCGTGGGTATCCAACCGGCGCGCGGATACAACATCGACCCGAAATCGACCTATCACGATCCGGACCTGATCCCGCCGCACCACTATCTGGCGTTCTATCTCTGGCTCAGGCACGCGTTCGGCATCCACGCGATTGTACATCTCGGCAAGCATGGCAATCTCGAGTGGCTGCCCGGCAAAAGTACCGGTCTTGCACAAGACTGCGCGCCCGACGCGATCCTCGGATCGCTTCCGCATCTCTATCCGTTTATTGTCAACGATCCCGGCGAAGGCATTCAGGCCAAACGACGCACCGCGGCCGTCATCGTCGATCATCTCACCCCTGCGCTGACGCGCGCCGAGCTGCATGACGATCTCGCACGGCTTGAGGCGATGGTGGACGAATATGCGCTGGCAGCCGATCTCGATCCTAGACGGGCTGCCATCATCGCCGACGACATTGTTTCGCTCGCGCGCGCCATGCAGATCGACTCAGACCTGAATCTCGCCCGCAACACCTCGACCACCGAGACGCTGCGAGCGCTGGACGCGCATCTGTGCGACCTGAAGGAAATGCAAATCCGCGACGGGCTTCACGTCTTCGGCCGCGCCCCCGAGGGACGGCAGCAGACCGACTTGCTCGTCTCGATCGCACGTGTCCCGCGCTCGGATATGCGCCGCGAGGACGGCTCGCTGCATCGCGCGATTGCCGCGGACCTCGGGTTGACCGGTTTCGATCCGCTCGACCGCAATCTCGCCGACGATTATACGGGCCCTCGGCCATCGGTCCTGCAGAGGGTTTTGCCCAGACCGATCTGGCGTACCAATGGCGATACGGTTGAACGCATCGAGGCCCTGGCAGCAGAGTTGGTCGCAGGGACGACACCCGTGCATCCCGCCTGGACCGGCACGAACGCGATCCTCGCGTGGATCGACACGACACTGCGCCCCGCCGTCACCTGCAGTGGCACACGCGAAACTGCAGCCCTGCTGCATGGCCTCAATGGCGGCTTCGTCACACCCGGGCCGGCCGGGGCCCCCACCCGAGGGCGGCCGGATGTCCTGCCGACCGGCCGCAACTTCTTTGCGGTGGATACCCGCGCCGTACCGACGCCTTCGGCATGGAGGATCGGCAAGCTCACTGCCGAAAGGCTGATCGAGGCGTACTGGCAAGAGACTGGCGATTGGCCCCGCTCGATCGCACTCTCGGCCTGGGGCACGGCGAACATGCGCACCGGCGGCGACGATGTTGCGCAAGCCCTCGCTTTGATCGGCGCGCAGCCGCAGTGGGAGCCCGGCACCGGCCGCATCACCGGTTTCACGATCATTCCGTTGTCGGAGCTTGGACGGCCGCGCATCGATCTCACGCTGCGCGTGTCGGGATTGTTCCGCGATGCATTCCCGGCGCAGATGGATTTGATCGACAGTGCCGTCCGGGCGATCGCGGCACTCAACGAGCCGGACGACGCCAATCCCCTCGCCGCTCACGTCCGCGCCACGCGCCGGAAGCTCGCAGCCGCCGGCATGGCCCATGACGAAGCAGAACGTCGTGCGAGCTTGCGCGTGTTTGGTGCCAAACCTGGAGCCTACGGCGCTGGCCTGCAGGCCCTGATCGACGAAGGCGGCTGGCAGAGCCGCGCCGACCTCGCCGACAGCTATCTCGCATGGAGCAGTTATGCCTATGGCGGCGGTGCCGAGGGGACGAACGCACGCGATCTGTTGAGCGAACGTCTCGCCTCCATCGAGGTCGTTGCCCAGGCGCAGGATAATCGCGAGCACGACATCCTCGACTCCGACGACTACTATCAATTCATGGGCGGCCTGGCCTCGACGGTCGAAACCCTCCGCGGCGCCGCGCCGCGCGTGATCCATCTCGATACGTCGCGCGCGGAAACTCCGGTCGCTCGAAGCCTTTCCCATGAGATATCCCGTGTGGTGCGCGGCCGTGCCGCCAACCCGAAATGGATCGACGGTATCATGCGCCATGGATACAAGGGCGCGTTCGAGATCGCGGCCACCGTTGACTATCTGTTCGGCTTCGCTGCCAGCACGGATGCCGTGGGCAATCATCACTTCGACCAGTTGTTCTCGGCATTCATCGAAAACGAACGCGTGCGAACGTTCATGGCGGAAGCCAATCCGGCGGCCTTGAACGAAACAGCTCTGCGTTTTCAGGAAGCCGTGCGGCGCGGCCTCTGGCGACCGCGTTCGAACAGCGCCACAGACCTTCTGGCGGCGCTTACAATCCGTCAAACCGTCAAGGAAGCAATCGCATGA
- a CDS encoding cobyric acid synthase, with amino-acid sequence MVRTPAVMIQGTGSNAGKSMIVAGLARALVRRGLRVAPFKPQNMSNNAAIAVEGGEIGRAQAVQARAARRPPSIHMNPVLLKPETDTGAQVIVQGRRAGTLRARDYTGGRAGLLASVLDSFERLAAANDIVLVEGAGSPAEINLRHGDIANMGFADAADVPVVLAGDIDRGGVIASLVGTHAVLEPVERSRIRGFLINKFRGDPGLFQEGLSAIASKTGWPSLGVIPWLPPAAWLPAEDAVDLERGSGTAKTSLTIAVPVLSRIANFDDLDPLGMEPNVNLVFVRPGEPIPRAAQIVILPGTKSTIGDLAFLRAQGWDIDIKAHVRHGGHVLGLCGGYQLLGRTIADPDGFDGPAGTVDGLGLLDVTTIMSGEKSTTQVQGLHCATGTPVAGYEIHLGRTEGADCQRPVVTIEGRRDGAISADGRVQGTYLHGLFTSDAFRRAWLAQFGADSSLAYESRIEQALDALADHLEAHLDIDAILAIARSRQNATTRSA; translated from the coding sequence ATGGTGCGCACGCCCGCCGTGATGATCCAGGGGACGGGCTCGAACGCCGGCAAGTCGATGATTGTCGCCGGGCTGGCACGCGCCCTGGTGCGTCGCGGCCTTCGCGTCGCTCCATTCAAGCCGCAGAACATGTCGAACAACGCGGCCATCGCCGTCGAAGGCGGAGAGATCGGCCGGGCGCAGGCGGTGCAGGCGCGCGCCGCCCGGCGTCCGCCGAGCATCCACATGAACCCGGTTCTGCTGAAGCCTGAGACCGACACTGGCGCCCAGGTGATCGTTCAGGGCCGCCGTGCCGGCACACTGCGCGCGCGCGACTACACCGGCGGCCGCGCCGGCCTGCTCGCGTCCGTGCTGGACAGCTTCGAGCGCCTTGCTGCCGCAAACGACATCGTGCTCGTCGAAGGCGCCGGCAGTCCGGCGGAGATCAATCTTCGGCATGGTGACATCGCCAATATGGGTTTTGCCGATGCGGCCGATGTCCCCGTCGTTCTCGCCGGCGACATCGATCGCGGCGGCGTCATTGCAAGCCTGGTCGGCACGCATGCCGTGCTTGAACCGGTGGAGCGATCGCGCATCCGCGGCTTCCTGATCAACAAATTTCGCGGCGACCCAGGCCTGTTCCAGGAGGGGCTTTCCGCCATCGCCAGCAAGACCGGCTGGCCGTCCCTCGGCGTGATTCCATGGCTGCCGCCCGCCGCTTGGCTGCCTGCCGAGGATGCGGTCGATCTCGAGCGAGGCTCAGGCACTGCAAAGACATCGCTGACGATCGCCGTCCCGGTGCTATCGCGGATCGCCAACTTCGACGACCTCGATCCGCTCGGCATGGAGCCGAACGTCAATCTGGTTTTCGTGCGCCCAGGCGAGCCGATCCCTCGCGCCGCACAGATCGTCATCCTGCCAGGCACGAAGTCGACGATTGGCGATCTCGCCTTCCTACGCGCGCAGGGCTGGGACATCGACATTAAAGCCCATGTCCGGCACGGCGGTCATGTGCTCGGCCTTTGCGGCGGCTATCAACTGCTGGGCCGGACCATCGCCGATCCGGACGGCTTCGATGGCCCGGCCGGCACAGTCGATGGACTCGGTCTGCTCGACGTCACGACGATTATGTCCGGCGAGAAATCAACGACGCAGGTGCAGGGCCTCCACTGCGCCACAGGAACACCGGTCGCAGGCTACGAGATTCATCTCGGCCGCACCGAGGGCGCCGATTGCCAGCGTCCGGTCGTGACGATCGAGGGGCGCAGAGATGGCGCCATCTCTGCCGACGGACGCGTGCAAGGCACCTATCTGCATGGTCTGTTCACGAGCGACGCGTTCCGCCGCGCCTGGCTGGCGCAGTTCGGCGCCGACTCCTCACTCGCCTACGAAAGCCGGATCGAACAAGCCCTTGACGCCCTCGCCGATCATCTGGAGGCGCATCTCGATATCGATGCGATCCTCGCGATCGCCAGGAGCCGTCAGAACGCAACCACCAGGAGCGCGTAA
- the cbiB gene encoding adenosylcobinamide-phosphate synthase CbiB: MLIWPDTLLVLLGALAIDAVVGDPNWLWRRLPHPVTVIGAVIGWFDRAFNSPSGADAWRRGCGLACTIALVLGAGAIGVLMERALQAIGGGEILIALIAATFLAQRSLYEHVAAVGDAFESGGLAQARRAVAMIVGRDPASLDETGVCRAAVESCAENFSDGVVAPAFWFALFGLPGLLIYKVVNTADSMVGHRTERHEAFGWAAARLDDGLNLVPARLSGLLIAVAAPAVGGRFIAALQLMVRDARLHRSPNAGWPEAAMAGALGLALAGPRRYAEKMVDDPFLNRDGRKDADPKDIHRALRVLIVASVLHAGLYALLVVAF, encoded by the coding sequence GTGCTGATCTGGCCGGATACGCTGCTGGTGTTGTTGGGTGCGCTGGCGATCGATGCCGTCGTCGGTGATCCCAATTGGTTGTGGCGACGGTTGCCGCATCCGGTGACGGTGATCGGGGCTGTGATCGGCTGGTTCGATCGCGCGTTCAATTCGCCATCGGGGGCGGACGCTTGGCGTCGCGGTTGCGGTCTTGCTTGCACGATAGCTCTCGTGTTGGGGGCAGGAGCGATCGGGGTCCTCATGGAACGCGCGCTGCAGGCGATCGGCGGCGGCGAAATCCTGATCGCGTTGATCGCTGCGACCTTTCTCGCGCAGCGGAGCTTGTATGAGCATGTGGCTGCCGTTGGGGATGCGTTCGAGAGCGGCGGTCTTGCTCAGGCCCGGCGGGCGGTGGCGATGATCGTCGGCCGCGATCCTGCCTCGCTCGATGAAACGGGCGTTTGCCGCGCGGCCGTTGAATCGTGCGCTGAGAATTTCTCCGACGGCGTCGTCGCGCCTGCGTTCTGGTTTGCGTTGTTCGGCTTGCCTGGGCTTCTGATCTACAAGGTGGTCAACACCGCCGACTCCATGGTCGGCCATCGCACGGAGCGGCATGAGGCCTTCGGATGGGCTGCTGCACGTCTTGATGACGGCCTGAATCTCGTTCCGGCAAGGCTTTCGGGGTTGCTGATTGCGGTTGCGGCTCCCGCTGTAGGCGGGCGCTTCATTGCAGCCCTGCAACTGATGGTGCGGGACGCCCGGCTGCATCGCTCGCCGAATGCCGGCTGGCCCGAGGCAGCGATGGCGGGTGCGCTAGGTCTCGCTTTGGCAGGTCCGCGACGATATGCGGAGAAAATGGTCGACGATCCGTTTCTCAACAGGGATGGCCGGAAGGATGCCGATCCAAAGGACATCCATCGCGCGCTGCGCGTCCTGATCGTGGCAAGCGTCCTGCATGCCGGGCTTTACGCGCTCCTGGTGGTTGCGTTCTGA
- a CDS encoding ABC transporter ATP-binding protein, translating to MTADFLALETVSVRLSGRAIVQDLSVSLPRGCLAALVGPNGAGKTTLLKAIAGLLPFEGSVRVDGRSVSEMPIRERATRLSYLPQGHVVYWPLPVRDVVALGRYPHGATDPARLGERDASAVIRAMADADVTAFADRRVTDLSGGERSRVALARALAVEAPIVLADEPIASLDPRHQLDVMRLLRRVADAGTLVVVVTHDLGLTARFADRVLVLSGGRLAAHGTPQEALTDLVLAEVFKIGAYRARVGEAEIIVPWSEA from the coding sequence GTGACCGCAGACTTCCTCGCGCTGGAAACGGTCAGTGTGCGGCTGTCGGGACGCGCGATCGTGCAGGATCTCTCGGTGTCCTTGCCGCGCGGTTGCCTCGCCGCTCTGGTGGGGCCCAATGGCGCGGGCAAGACGACCTTGTTGAAGGCGATCGCTGGGCTACTGCCCTTCGAGGGTTCGGTTCGCGTCGATGGCCGCTCGGTGTCGGAGATGCCGATCCGCGAACGGGCGACGCGCCTGTCGTATCTGCCGCAAGGGCATGTCGTATATTGGCCGCTTCCGGTGCGGGATGTGGTTGCCCTGGGCCGCTACCCGCACGGTGCGACCGATCCGGCACGGCTGGGAGAGAGGGATGCAAGCGCGGTGATTCGGGCCATGGCCGACGCCGATGTCACGGCATTTGCCGACCGGCGCGTGACCGATCTTTCAGGCGGTGAACGCAGCCGTGTGGCGCTTGCGCGGGCGCTTGCAGTCGAAGCTCCGATTGTCCTTGCGGACGAGCCGATCGCGTCGCTCGATCCTCGCCACCAACTCGACGTGATGCGGCTGCTGCGTCGCGTGGCCGATGCCGGGACGCTCGTCGTGGTCGTAACCCACGATCTCGGGCTGACCGCGCGTTTTGCGGATCGCGTGTTGGTGTTGTCCGGAGGAAGGCTCGCAGCCCATGGAACGCCACAAGAAGCGTTGACTGATCTGGTTCTCGCAGAGGTGTTCAAGATCGGTGCGTATCGCGCGCGTGTCGGCGAGGCAGAGATCATCGTGCCCTGGTCCGAAGCATGA
- the cobO gene encoding cob(I)yrinic acid a,c-diamide adenosyltransferase yields MTATTAADDDAVNARHHEKMRKHKAARDKIMATKSGEKGLIIVNTGTGKGKTSAALGMVFRHIGHGWPVAVVQFIKSPTWDTGEAKLLAKFPELATLHIMGEGFTWETQDRARDIAAAEAAWARAKELILDDRHRLVLLDELNIVLRYDYLSVAEVVTFLREHKPADKHVVVTGRNAHADLIEIADLVTDMTLVKHPFRQGIKAQKGIEF; encoded by the coding sequence ATGACCGCCACCACCGCCGCCGACGACGACGCCGTCAACGCCCGTCATCATGAGAAGATGCGCAAGCATAAGGCGGCGCGCGACAAGATCATGGCCACGAAGAGCGGCGAAAAGGGCCTCATCATTGTCAACACCGGCACTGGTAAGGGCAAAACCTCCGCAGCGCTCGGTATGGTCTTCCGGCATATCGGTCACGGATGGCCGGTTGCGGTCGTGCAGTTCATCAAGTCGCCGACGTGGGATACCGGCGAAGCCAAGCTGCTCGCGAAATTTCCAGAACTCGCGACCTTGCATATCATGGGCGAAGGCTTCACCTGGGAAACGCAGGATCGCGCCAGGGATATCGCCGCCGCAGAAGCTGCATGGGCCCGCGCGAAAGAGCTCATTCTCGATGATCGGCACCGGCTGGTCCTGCTCGACGAGCTCAACATCGTGCTGCGATACGACTATCTCTCCGTAGCCGAGGTCGTTACGTTCCTGCGCGAGCACAAACCCGCGGACAAGCACGTCGTTGTGACGGGCCGAAATGCCCACGCCGACCTGATCGAGATCGCCGATCTTGTCACCGATATGACGCTGGTCAAGCACCCGTTCCGCCAAGGAATCAAGGCGCAAAAGGGAATCGAGTTCTGA
- a CDS encoding iron ABC transporter permease, with translation MVTAPVRRQVVETVIELGLVVAVLAVVSLAVGPVRLSPLTVIQALFGGGMEEQRIIVQEIRLPRAILAVAIGGILGLSGAALQGLLRNPLASPSLFGAPQSAAFGAVLVIAMGLADVRSFVLPMTGVVFAFLSVFALLVVAGRNASLLLLILAGLAISSLAGALTALAMNLSPNPFAALEIAFWLLGSLEDRSFRHVILALPFIIAGTVVLLSLRHALRALSLGEETAQSLGVDVRRLRLAVVAGVALGVGGAVSVAGSISFIGLVAPHLIRPLIGHDPARLLVPSALAGAALLLAADIAVRVIPSTTDIKVGVLTSIIGVPFFLYLIVRERRSLGGGWS, from the coding sequence ATGGTGACGGCGCCGGTGCGTCGACAGGTGGTGGAGACGGTGATCGAGCTCGGCCTGGTCGTGGCCGTGCTCGCCGTCGTCTCGCTTGCCGTCGGTCCGGTGAGGCTGTCGCCGTTGACGGTGATCCAGGCCCTGTTTGGCGGTGGGATGGAGGAGCAGCGTATCATTGTGCAGGAGATCCGGCTGCCGCGCGCGATCCTGGCGGTGGCGATTGGCGGCATCCTGGGTCTATCCGGTGCGGCGTTGCAAGGGTTGTTGCGGAATCCGCTGGCTTCGCCGTCGCTGTTCGGTGCGCCCCAGTCGGCCGCGTTCGGCGCTGTGCTCGTCATCGCGATGGGACTTGCCGACGTGCGCTCCTTCGTGCTGCCGATGACCGGCGTGGTGTTCGCCTTTCTGTCGGTCTTTGCCCTGCTGGTCGTGGCGGGGCGCAATGCCAGCCTGCTGCTGTTGATCCTTGCCGGGCTTGCGATCTCGAGTTTGGCTGGAGCATTGACCGCGCTGGCGATGAACCTGTCGCCGAATCCGTTCGCCGCGCTGGAGATTGCGTTTTGGCTGCTCGGCTCATTGGAGGATCGGAGCTTCCGCCATGTAATCCTCGCTCTGCCGTTCATCATTGCCGGCACCGTCGTGTTGCTCAGTCTGCGGCATGCTCTGCGCGCGCTGAGTCTCGGCGAGGAGACTGCGCAAAGCCTCGGCGTCGATGTCAGGCGGCTTCGTCTTGCTGTGGTGGCCGGTGTTGCTCTTGGCGTCGGGGGAGCCGTGTCCGTTGCAGGAAGCATCAGCTTTATCGGACTTGTCGCGCCACATCTGATCCGCCCGCTGATCGGGCATGATCCGGCGCGGTTGTTGGTGCCGAGTGCGCTCGCTGGCGCCGCGTTGCTTCTGGCCGCCGATATCGCTGTGCGTGTCATTCCGTCGACGACGGACATCAAGGTGGGTGTGCTGACGTCGATCATCGGCGTGCCGTTCTTCCTCTACCTGATCGTGAGGGAGCGGCGTTCACTGGGAGGAGGTTGGTCGTGA